One segment of Bacillus alkalisoli DNA contains the following:
- a CDS encoding peptidylprolyl isomerase, protein MKKASILMENGETILIDLFENEASGTVANFEKLANEGFYNGLNFHRVIPGFVSQGGCPNGMGTGGPGYSIKCETEGNPHKHVPGSLSMAHAGKDTGGSQFFIVHDSQPHLNGVHTVFGQVTEGLETALKMKNGDVMKEVKVWDEA, encoded by the coding sequence ATGAAAAAAGCTAGCATTCTTATGGAAAATGGCGAAACGATTTTAATTGACTTATTCGAAAACGAAGCATCTGGTACAGTTGCTAACTTCGAAAAATTAGCAAACGAAGGTTTCTACAACGGTTTAAATTTCCACCGCGTAATCCCTGGATTCGTATCTCAAGGTGGTTGCCCGAACGGAATGGGTACAGGTGGCCCTGGCTACTCAATTAAGTGTGAAACGGAAGGTAACCCTCATAAGCATGTACCAGGATCTCTTTCTATGGCACACGCTGGAAAAGATACTGGTGGAAGCCAATTCTTCATCGTACACGATTCTCAACCACACTTAAACGGTGTACACACTGTATTCGGTCAAGTAACTGAAGGACTAGAAACAGCGCTTAAAATGAAAAATGGCGATGTAATGAAAGAAGTTAAAGTTTGGGACGAAGCATAA
- a CDS encoding spore germination protein, whose amino-acid sequence MSHNGLEKIPISPKLSTNENFFKDEVGLDVSFDLGVRKITVLGKEINIYYVNGLCDTMFIIEIMEQLVHINDIERKSYKVREIIHNRLVHQQVEEIQNLDEAVDQVLSGLIVILIEGESSGFVVDTRAYPGRGPEEPDTEKVVRGSRDGYVENIIVNTALTRRRIRDERLRHEIFQIGERSKTDVCIAYIKDIADDDLVDIVRKEMKAIKIDGIPMADKTVEEFIVKQGYNPYPLVRYTERPDIAAMHLLEGHVIVFIDNSPSVIITPTTFFHHVQHVEEFRQSPTVGTFVRWIRFVGIMASIFLLPLWFLFVLEPSLLPEALAFIGPNEETNIPIIAQIFLADIGIEFLRLAAIHTPTALSTAMGLIAAVLIGQIAIDVGLFVPEVILYVALAGVGSFTTPSYELSVANKIARLILLLVVAMFHTVGFVVGITGFILLLASIKSLNTPYLWPFLPFRPKALMQILVRRAVPGSKIRPSIVHPKDRFRQP is encoded by the coding sequence ATGTCTCACAATGGATTGGAAAAAATTCCGATATCACCGAAATTGTCGACGAATGAGAATTTTTTCAAAGATGAAGTAGGTCTTGATGTCAGTTTTGACTTAGGTGTCCGAAAAATAACTGTTCTAGGCAAAGAAATAAACATTTATTATGTAAATGGTCTTTGTGACACAATGTTTATTATTGAAATTATGGAACAGTTAGTTCATATCAATGATATAGAGAGAAAGTCGTATAAAGTTAGAGAAATCATTCATAACAGACTCGTTCACCAGCAAGTAGAAGAAATACAAAACTTAGATGAAGCGGTAGACCAAGTTTTAAGTGGCTTGATTGTTATTTTAATAGAAGGAGAATCGTCAGGATTTGTTGTAGATACTCGTGCATATCCTGGTAGAGGACCGGAAGAACCAGATACAGAAAAAGTTGTACGCGGTTCACGTGACGGTTATGTAGAAAATATCATTGTGAATACAGCTTTAACCCGTCGTAGAATTCGTGATGAAAGGCTACGTCATGAAATATTTCAAATTGGAGAACGTTCCAAAACAGATGTTTGTATTGCTTACATAAAAGATATTGCGGATGATGACTTAGTTGATATCGTACGAAAAGAAATGAAGGCAATTAAAATTGATGGCATTCCAATGGCAGACAAAACGGTAGAAGAATTCATTGTGAAGCAAGGGTATAATCCTTACCCTCTAGTGCGATATACAGAAAGACCTGATATTGCCGCAATGCATTTATTAGAAGGACATGTTATCGTTTTTATCGATAATTCACCGAGTGTTATTATTACGCCAACTACGTTCTTTCACCACGTGCAACACGTGGAAGAGTTTAGACAATCACCAACGGTTGGTACCTTTGTGCGTTGGATTCGATTCGTCGGTATCATGGCTTCTATCTTTTTGTTGCCACTATGGTTTTTGTTCGTTCTTGAACCATCGTTATTACCAGAAGCACTTGCTTTTATAGGACCGAACGAGGAAACGAACATTCCGATAATTGCTCAAATATTTTTAGCGGATATTGGGATAGAGTTTCTAAGGCTAGCAGCCATTCATACCCCAACTGCACTTTCGACCGCAATGGGTCTAATTGCAGCTGTATTAATTGGCCAAATTGCTATTGATGTTGGATTGTTTGTACCGGAAGTAATTTTGTATGTAGCGTTAGCTGGTGTCGGATCTTTCACAACGCCTAGTTATGAATTGAGTGTGGCAAATAAAATAGCAAGACTTATTTTGTTATTGGTAGTTGCAATGTTCCATACAGTTGGATTTGTTGTAGGTATTACAGGGTTTATTCTACTATTAGCAAGCATTAAATCGTTAAATACACCATATCTATGGCCGTTCCTACCATTTAGACCAAAAGCATTGATGCAAATTTTAGTCAGAAGAGCAGTACCAGGGTCAAAAATACGTCCGAGCATCGTCCACCCAAAAGATCGATTCAGACAGCCTTGA
- a CDS encoding stage V sporulation protein AA, which translates to MERTVYIRMRHKVQARPNQAIKLKDIAQIVASQEDIKLIGEITLHHVNMSDNSIVVLDVMKVMKQIVSVDPDLEVQTVGPAQTIVEIIYKQKKFRPAFFVGVWLLLFFGAALAIMNFHEDVSMRVVHQKLFQTITGVEDDKPLLLQIPYSLGLGIGMILFFNHVFRKRINEEPSPLEVEMFNYQQDLDNYVVMHENKESMKKMHDN; encoded by the coding sequence ATGGAAAGGACCGTTTATATTCGAATGCGGCATAAAGTTCAAGCGCGACCAAACCAAGCTATTAAATTGAAAGATATTGCTCAAATCGTCGCAAGCCAAGAGGATATAAAACTCATTGGAGAAATCACATTGCATCACGTTAATATGAGTGACAATTCCATTGTAGTACTCGATGTTATGAAAGTGATGAAACAAATTGTAAGCGTAGATCCAGATTTAGAAGTACAAACAGTGGGTCCTGCACAAACGATTGTCGAGATAATTTACAAACAGAAAAAGTTTCGCCCTGCTTTTTTCGTTGGCGTTTGGCTATTATTATTTTTCGGTGCTGCACTTGCCATTATGAATTTTCACGAAGATGTAAGTATGAGAGTGGTGCATCAGAAGTTATTCCAAACGATTACTGGTGTAGAAGACGACAAACCGTTACTGCTGCAAATTCCTTATTCGTTAGGATTAGGTATTGGGATGATATTGTTCTTCAATCATGTGTTTCGCAAACGAATTAATGAGGAACCTAGCCCGTTAGAGGTAGAGATGTTTAACTATCAGCAAGACTTAGACAATTATGTTGTGATGCATGAGAACAAGGAAAGTATGAAAAAAATGCATGACAATTAG
- a CDS encoding stage V sporulation protein AB, producing MTISVLFTVFLGLAGGIAVGAGFVAFLTVLGVIPRLTQLSKTNKYIHAYEWGVIGGALFGSWISLHDVKLNLPSLVTIPIGLICGIFVGLLAAALTEVLNVLPIMAKRIGVESKIVILLMAIVFGKVLGSLFHWVVYVDL from the coding sequence ATGACAATTAGTGTGTTGTTTACCGTATTTCTTGGCCTAGCTGGTGGAATAGCAGTAGGGGCAGGATTTGTTGCATTTTTAACGGTATTAGGTGTTATTCCTCGATTAACGCAACTTTCAAAAACAAATAAATATATACACGCTTATGAATGGGGAGTTATTGGTGGTGCATTGTTTGGGAGTTGGATTAGCTTACATGATGTGAAGCTTAATCTTCCTTCATTGGTAACGATACCTATTGGTCTTATTTGTGGAATCTTTGTCGGTCTACTCGCAGCTGCCTTAACAGAAGTGCTAAATGTTCTACCAATAATGGCCAAACGTATAGGTGTGGAAAGTAAAATTGTAATTCTCTTAATGGCAATCGTATTTGGTAAAGTATTAGGTTCACTATTTCATTGGGTTGTATACGTAGATTTGTAA
- a CDS encoding stage V sporulation protein AE, which yields MNKRRVILVTDGDEYAKKTIQYVAKLFGGRCISSSYGNPTTLSGEEIVQLICKAPNDPVFVMFDDSGFLGEGAGERALKKVARHPKIEVLGIIAVASKTHMSEWTRVDITVDRDLNVTNYGVDKSGIQEFDMGRINGDTVYVLDELAVPIIVGIGDIGKMARKDDVNNGAPVTRKAVEIILERNGYDVSQWIGKNSDITEIVDE from the coding sequence ATGAATAAAAGACGGGTCATTTTAGTTACTGATGGAGATGAATACGCAAAAAAGACAATTCAATATGTAGCAAAGTTGTTCGGAGGACGTTGTATATCAAGCTCGTACGGCAACCCAACTACTTTGTCTGGTGAAGAAATTGTACAGCTTATTTGTAAAGCTCCGAATGACCCTGTGTTTGTCATGTTCGATGATAGTGGATTTTTAGGGGAAGGTGCGGGTGAGAGAGCTTTGAAAAAAGTTGCCCGTCATCCAAAAATAGAAGTACTTGGAATCATAGCCGTAGCCTCTAAAACTCATATGTCTGAGTGGACAAGAGTTGATATAACGGTAGATCGTGACTTGAATGTTACGAATTATGGTGTGGATAAAAGTGGCATACAGGAGTTTGATATGGGAAGGATAAATGGGGATACAGTGTATGTGCTAGATGAACTAGCTGTACCAATTATTGTAGGTATTGGAGATATCGGAAAAATGGCTCGAAAAGACGATGTGAATAATGGAGCACCTGTGACACGCAAAGCAGTTGAAATCATATTAGAAAGGAATGGATATGATGTCTCACAATGGATTGGAAAAAATTCCGATATCACCGAAATTGTCGACGAATGA
- the ribD gene encoding bifunctional diaminohydroxyphosphoribosylaminopyrimidine deaminase/5-amino-6-(5-phosphoribosylamino)uracil reductase RibD, which translates to MNHSFYMKFAIDLAEKARGQTSPNPAVGAVVVKNGEIIGFGAHLKAGEGHAEVLAMQMAGDKAVGSTVYVTLEPCSHYGKTPPCANLLIDKKVSKVVIASLDPNPLVSGNGVKRLKESGIEVIVGVEEDSAKKLNDVFFYNMQTKEPFVTVKTAISLDGKTATHTGESKWITGEEARYDVHTYRHWHDAILVGVNTVIADDPSLTTRLDSGGKNPIRIVLDTSLRIPTKSNVLTDKEAPTWIITSLMASQDKIKELNKNHLVEVIQLESNELKISAVLKLLGKRGITSLFVEGGATVNGSFLKEKKINQLITYIAPTLIGGGKAPTSFGGEGFQKMVETLSLSFEEVSMIGNDIKIIAKIR; encoded by the coding sequence ATGAACCATTCTTTTTACATGAAATTTGCCATTGATTTAGCAGAAAAAGCGAGAGGGCAAACATCTCCTAACCCCGCAGTAGGGGCAGTAGTTGTGAAAAATGGAGAAATCATAGGATTTGGCGCACACCTTAAAGCTGGAGAAGGCCACGCCGAAGTGCTTGCGATGCAGATGGCTGGTGATAAGGCGGTAGGTTCGACAGTGTATGTTACATTAGAGCCTTGTAGCCATTATGGTAAAACACCACCTTGTGCAAATTTACTTATTGATAAGAAAGTATCAAAAGTTGTAATAGCTTCCCTAGATCCAAACCCGTTAGTTAGTGGAAATGGAGTTAAAAGGTTAAAGGAATCTGGTATTGAGGTTATTGTTGGTGTTGAAGAGGATTCTGCTAAAAAACTAAATGATGTTTTCTTTTATAATATGCAAACGAAGGAACCGTTTGTTACGGTGAAAACAGCTATAAGTCTTGATGGAAAAACGGCAACACATACAGGTGAAAGTAAATGGATTACAGGTGAAGAAGCACGCTATGATGTTCATACATATCGCCACTGGCATGATGCTATTTTAGTTGGTGTGAATACAGTTATAGCAGACGATCCTAGTTTAACAACTAGACTAGATAGTGGTGGTAAAAATCCAATTAGAATAGTTTTGGATACTTCTTTAAGGATACCAACTAAATCGAACGTTCTAACAGATAAAGAAGCTCCTACTTGGATTATTACTAGTCTGATGGCATCGCAAGACAAAATAAAAGAATTAAATAAAAATCATTTAGTAGAAGTAATCCAATTAGAATCTAACGAACTTAAAATAAGTGCTGTTTTAAAACTGTTAGGAAAACGAGGAATAACATCATTATTTGTTGAAGGTGGAGCGACTGTTAATGGAAGTTTCCTTAAAGAAAAGAAAATCAACCAACTTATCACCTATATCGCACCAACATTAATTGGCGGAGGAAAAGCACCTACCTCTTTCGGTGGAGAAGGATTTCAAAAGATGGTAGAAACGCTCTCCCTGTCATTCGAAGAAGTATCTATGATTGGAAACGATATAAAGATAATTGCCAAAATTAGATGA
- the ribE gene encoding riboflavin synthase: protein MFTGIIEEIGIVKSMKQGENSIVFSIGADIILDDVRLGDSIAVNGVCLTVTSFNKNKFTVDVMPETVRATSLSTLKQGSTVNLERAMQANGRFGGHFVSGHVDGIGTIMKKQRVSNAVYYDIKVENALHDYMMLKGSVTVDGTSLTVFGVGEDTFTISLIPHTLNETILGKKEIGDIVNIECDMLAKYINHLLSKKTKTLHKSSLSESFLEEHGFK from the coding sequence ATGTTTACAGGTATCATTGAAGAAATAGGTATCGTTAAAAGTATGAAACAAGGGGAAAACTCTATAGTGTTTTCCATTGGAGCAGATATAATATTAGATGATGTTCGTTTAGGGGATAGTATTGCAGTAAATGGAGTTTGTCTAACAGTAACCTCATTTAATAAAAATAAGTTTACAGTAGATGTTATGCCAGAGACCGTTCGTGCGACATCTTTAAGTACTCTTAAACAAGGTTCGACTGTTAACTTAGAAAGAGCTATGCAAGCAAACGGTCGATTCGGAGGACATTTTGTCAGCGGTCATGTAGATGGTATAGGAACAATTATGAAAAAGCAAAGGGTATCCAATGCTGTCTATTATGATATAAAAGTAGAAAATGCTTTACACGATTATATGATGTTAAAAGGTTCTGTAACGGTTGATGGTACTAGCTTAACAGTTTTTGGAGTTGGTGAAGATACTTTTACTATTTCTTTAATCCCTCATACATTAAATGAAACAATACTCGGGAAAAAAGAAATTGGTGACATTGTAAATATAGAATGCGATATGTTAGCTAAATATATAAACCATTTACTTTCTAAGAAAACAAAGACACTACATAAATCATCACTGTCTGAAAGTTTTCTAGAAGAGCATGGATTTAAGTAA
- the spoIIAB gene encoding anti-sigma F factor, whose amino-acid sequence MKNEMHLQFSALSQNESFARVTVAAFITQLDPTMDELTEIKTVVSEAVTNSIIHGYESDPNGIVYISVELEDSAVHITIKDRGIGISDVEEARQPLYTTKPELERSGMGFTIMENFMDFVEIHSARDTGTTIRMTKYLAKSQALCN is encoded by the coding sequence ATGAAGAACGAGATGCACCTTCAATTTTCTGCCCTTAGTCAAAATGAGTCATTTGCCCGCGTGACAGTTGCAGCATTTATTACGCAACTCGACCCGACGATGGATGAATTAACAGAAATCAAAACAGTTGTTTCAGAAGCAGTAACAAACTCTATCATTCACGGATACGAAAGTGATCCGAATGGAATTGTTTATATTTCAGTAGAGTTAGAGGATAGCGCGGTTCATATTACAATTAAAGACCGTGGGATTGGTATTAGTGATGTAGAAGAAGCACGTCAGCCATTATATACAACAAAGCCAGAGCTTGAGCGTTCAGGTATGGGCTTTACCATTATGGAGAATTTTATGGATTTTGTAGAGATTCATTCAGCACGAGACACAGGCACCACAATCCGCATGACAAAATACTTAGCCAAGAGCCAAGCGCTTTGTAATTAA
- the spoVAD gene encoding stage V sporulation protein AD: protein MRLVGKQTWVFQNPIYINATGTAVGPKEAAGPLGKLFDETHDELHCGEDNWEMAERRLMEQSIHSCLTKVNLTTKDVDFFLAGDLLNQNVTANYVARHNQIPFLCMFGACSTSMETLAVASALVDGGFANRVLASTSSHNATAERQFRYPTEYGGQKPDSATFTVSGAGTALVSKEKGKVRVTSATIGKVNDLGITDPFDMGSAMAPAAADTIQIHFQDLNIQPEEYDLILTGDLSGVGSPILKELLMEEGYDVATRHNDCGLMIYRPDQGVFAGGSGCGCSAVVTYAHIMKELEEGSLNKVFIVATGALLNPTMIQQKESIPTIAHGVVLERVGGE, encoded by the coding sequence GTGAGACTTGTAGGCAAACAAACGTGGGTATTTCAGAATCCAATATACATTAATGCAACTGGTACAGCTGTTGGACCGAAAGAAGCGGCAGGACCTCTTGGAAAACTTTTTGATGAAACACATGATGAATTGCATTGTGGTGAAGACAATTGGGAAATGGCAGAAAGAAGGCTAATGGAGCAGTCTATTCATTCTTGTTTAACAAAAGTAAATTTAACAACAAAAGATGTTGATTTTTTCTTAGCTGGTGACCTGTTAAATCAAAACGTAACAGCAAACTATGTCGCTAGGCATAATCAAATCCCTTTTCTATGTATGTTTGGAGCTTGTTCTACTTCCATGGAAACATTAGCTGTTGCCTCCGCACTTGTGGATGGGGGATTTGCCAATCGAGTACTAGCCTCCACAAGTAGTCACAACGCTACGGCGGAAAGACAATTCCGATATCCAACAGAATATGGAGGACAAAAGCCAGACAGCGCTACATTTACCGTTTCTGGTGCAGGAACGGCTTTAGTAAGTAAGGAAAAAGGAAAAGTTCGAGTTACATCTGCAACTATTGGAAAAGTAAATGACTTAGGAATAACAGATCCTTTTGATATGGGTTCCGCGATGGCACCTGCAGCAGCGGATACAATACAAATACATTTTCAAGATTTAAACATTCAACCAGAAGAGTACGATTTAATTTTAACGGGAGATTTATCAGGTGTTGGCAGTCCAATTTTAAAAGAACTGCTAATGGAAGAAGGATATGATGTTGCCACTCGACATAACGATTGTGGACTTATGATATATAGACCTGATCAAGGGGTGTTCGCAGGTGGAAGTGGTTGTGGTTGCTCTGCCGTTGTGACGTACGCTCATATCATGAAAGAGTTAGAAGAGGGTTCCTTAAATAAAGTGTTCATTGTGGCAACTGGTGCACTATTAAACCCAACGATGATTCAACAAAAAGAATCGATCCCAACGATTGCACACGGTGTTGTGTTAGAAAGGGTGGGTGGAGAATAA
- the spoVAC gene encoding stage V sporulation protein AC produces the protein MPDKLKDSYSTNIKKFQPKPPYVINCVKAFLIGGAICLLGQGIQNFYMNVFHFSEKDAGNPTVATLILIAALLTGLGVYDKLGQFAGAGSAVPVTGFANSMASAALEHKSEGLVLGIATNMFKLAGNVIVFGVVAAYVVGIIRYVFNMTFM, from the coding sequence ATGCCAGATAAATTAAAGGACAGTTATTCTACGAATATAAAAAAATTTCAGCCAAAGCCACCTTATGTGATAAATTGCGTTAAAGCTTTTTTAATAGGTGGAGCTATTTGTTTATTAGGTCAAGGTATACAAAATTTCTATATGAATGTATTTCACTTTTCGGAAAAAGATGCAGGAAATCCAACAGTAGCAACACTTATTTTGATTGCTGCACTATTAACAGGGCTCGGTGTTTATGATAAGCTAGGTCAATTTGCGGGAGCAGGATCAGCAGTACCTGTTACAGGCTTTGCGAACTCGATGGCAAGTGCTGCATTAGAACATAAAAGTGAAGGATTAGTGCTAGGTATTGCAACGAACATGTTCAAACTGGCTGGGAACGTTATAGTATTTGGAGTAGTTGCAGCCTACGTGGTTGGCATCATTCGATATGTTTTTAATATGACATTTATGTAG
- the lysA gene encoding diaminopimelate decarboxylase yields the protein MHFYGSSSVNSKGHLTIGGVDTIDLATQYGTPLYIFDVALIRERAKQFRDTFLNLGVKAQVAYASKAFSTIAMVQLAEEEGLSLDVVSSGELFTALKAGFPVKKIHFHGNNKSAEELEMAVVNKIGCVVVDNFLELSLLTSICARHEYNMPILLRLTPGIEAHTHDYILTGQEDSKFGFDLQSGQAFEAMQLAENSAHVTLLGIHCHIGSQIFETTGFKVAAEKMFATLNDWKERAGFEARVVNLGGGFGIRYTEEDDPIPVSIYVEEIIGQVQNYIAKYDMKMPEIWIEPGRSLVGDAGTTIYSIGARKEIPNVRTYVSVNGGMSDNLRPALYQAKYEAVLANRVEDSKEETVSIAGKACESGDMLIWDIELPKTTEDDYLAVFCTGAYGYSMSNNYNRIARPAVVFVENGEANLVVKRESLEDIVRLDLPLNSKVLK from the coding sequence ATGCATTTTTATGGTAGCAGTTCGGTAAATAGCAAAGGACATTTAACAATTGGTGGAGTAGATACAATCGATTTAGCAACACAATATGGTACACCACTTTATATATTTGATGTAGCATTAATTAGAGAAAGAGCCAAACAGTTTCGTGACACGTTTTTAAACTTAGGTGTAAAAGCACAAGTTGCCTACGCTAGCAAAGCATTCTCAACGATTGCAATGGTTCAACTAGCAGAAGAAGAAGGTTTGTCATTAGATGTAGTTTCATCAGGTGAATTATTCACAGCATTAAAGGCTGGTTTTCCAGTAAAAAAAATTCATTTCCATGGCAACAATAAAAGTGCAGAAGAATTAGAAATGGCTGTAGTTAATAAAATTGGTTGTGTGGTAGTTGATAATTTTCTAGAGTTATCTCTATTAACGAGTATTTGTGCTAGACATGAATATAACATGCCAATCTTACTACGTTTAACGCCTGGAATTGAAGCGCATACACACGATTACATTTTAACAGGACAAGAAGATTCAAAGTTTGGTTTCGACTTACAAAGTGGGCAAGCATTTGAAGCGATGCAATTAGCTGAAAATTCAGCGCATGTAACGTTGCTAGGAATTCACTGTCATATTGGCTCTCAAATATTCGAAACGACTGGTTTTAAAGTGGCAGCAGAAAAAATGTTTGCAACATTGAACGACTGGAAAGAACGAGCAGGATTTGAGGCGAGGGTTGTTAACTTAGGTGGTGGGTTTGGAATCCGATACACAGAAGAGGACGATCCAATACCTGTTTCTATTTATGTAGAAGAAATTATCGGCCAAGTACAAAATTATATTGCCAAATATGATATGAAAATGCCAGAAATATGGATTGAGCCAGGACGCTCATTAGTTGGTGACGCTGGAACGACCATTTATTCGATCGGAGCAAGAAAAGAAATACCGAATGTTCGCACATATGTATCAGTTAACGGTGGTATGAGTGACAACTTGCGTCCTGCTTTATATCAAGCAAAATACGAAGCGGTTTTAGCAAATCGAGTGGAAGATTCAAAAGAAGAAACTGTATCTATTGCTGGTAAAGCTTGTGAATCAGGTGACATGTTAATTTGGGACATTGAGCTACCAAAAACAACCGAAGATGACTACTTGGCTGTTTTTTGTACAGGGGCTTACGGCTACTCTATGTCCAACAACTATAACCGTATTGCACGACCTGCAGTAGTATTCGTAGAAAACGGGGAAGCTAACTTAGTTGTGAAAAGAGAAAGCTTAGAAGACATAGTAAGACTGGACTTACCATTAAACTCAAAAGTGTTAAAATAA
- the sigF gene encoding RNA polymerase sporulation sigma factor SigF — protein MDVEVKKEQPITYLKDHEVKELIKKSQDGDQDARDLIVSKNIRLVWSVVQRFLNRGYEPDDLFQIGCIGLLKSVDKFDLSYDVKFSTYAVPMIIGEIQRFIRDDGSVKVSRSLKEMANKIRKAKDELSKRHGRVPTVNEISAFLEITPEEVILAQEAARAPSSIHETVYENDGDPITLLDQIADQSEGKWFDKIALREAIEELDEREKLIVYLRYYKDQTQTEVAERLGISQVQVSRLEKKILIQMKDRMDE, from the coding sequence ATGGATGTGGAGGTCAAAAAAGAGCAACCTATCACGTATTTAAAGGACCATGAAGTAAAAGAATTAATTAAAAAAAGCCAAGATGGGGACCAAGATGCAAGAGATCTAATTGTTTCAAAAAATATTAGACTCGTATGGTCAGTCGTTCAACGTTTTCTTAATCGCGGCTATGAACCAGACGACCTTTTCCAAATTGGGTGTATCGGCTTGTTAAAGTCTGTGGATAAATTTGATTTATCTTATGACGTAAAATTTTCAACGTACGCTGTACCAATGATCATTGGTGAAATACAGCGATTTATCCGCGATGACGGAAGTGTGAAGGTTAGTCGTTCCTTAAAGGAGATGGCTAATAAGATTCGTAAGGCGAAGGATGAACTGTCTAAAAGACACGGTCGTGTCCCAACAGTGAACGAGATTTCGGCGTTTTTAGAAATTACTCCAGAGGAAGTAATCCTTGCCCAAGAAGCAGCTCGTGCTCCAAGTTCTATACATGAAACGGTATATGAAAACGATGGAGATCCTATTACTTTATTAGATCAAATTGCCGACCAATCGGAAGGAAAATGGTTTGATAAAATTGCTCTACGCGAGGCAATCGAAGAACTAGATGAACGAGAAAAGCTCATTGTGTATTTAAGGTATTATAAAGACCAAACGCAAACCGAAGTAGCAGAGCGGCTTGGTATATCTCAAGTACAAGTTTCCAGGTTAGAGAAGAAAATTTTAATTCAGATGAAAGACCGCATGGACGAATGA
- the spoVAE gene encoding stage V sporulation protein AE: MEYFIAFVVGGAICVVGQLLMDIFKLTPAHVMSSFVVAGAVLDGFGIYDKFIEFAGAGATVPITSFGHSLLHGAMEQADKHGFIGIGMGIFELTSAGISAAILFAFIVAVIFKPKG, encoded by the coding sequence ATGGAATACTTTATTGCATTTGTCGTAGGAGGAGCAATATGTGTTGTAGGTCAACTACTTATGGATATTTTTAAACTTACACCAGCCCACGTTATGAGTAGTTTTGTAGTAGCTGGAGCCGTCCTAGATGGATTCGGAATATATGATAAATTTATTGAATTTGCTGGTGCCGGAGCGACTGTTCCAATTACAAGCTTTGGCCATTCTCTCTTACATGGGGCAATGGAACAAGCAGATAAACATGGATTTATTGGAATAGGGATGGGGATTTTTGAATTAACGTCTGCTGGTATTTCAGCGGCAATACTATTTGCTTTTATAGTAGCAGTAATTTTTAAACCGAAAGGATAA